Proteins found in one Kangiella sediminilitoris genomic segment:
- a CDS encoding Rrf2 family transcriptional regulator, producing MHITRYTDYSLRVLIYLSLNKGKRTTIKDIADSYDISKNHLMKVVHNLNKIGYIDTLRGKKGGMSLSVAPEDINIGRLVMELEPDFSLVECFTSKGNCAITPVCELKSILASALSAFLQRLNQYTLADVVAKGQEEKALSILGIDDVKSAIPFKNVG from the coding sequence ATGCACATAACAAGATATACCGATTATTCACTCAGAGTTTTAATCTATCTATCATTAAATAAAGGTAAGCGAACAACCATAAAAGATATTGCCGACAGCTATGACATATCGAAGAACCACCTGATGAAAGTGGTGCATAACCTCAATAAGATTGGTTATATAGACACCCTTCGAGGTAAAAAAGGGGGGATGAGCTTGAGTGTAGCACCCGAGGATATCAATATTGGCCGTCTGGTTATGGAGTTGGAGCCAGACTTTAGTTTGGTTGAGTGTTTCACTTCAAAAGGAAATTGTGCCATTACTCCTGTGTGTGAGCTGAAATCAATTTTAGCATCAGCTCTGAGTGCGTTTTTACAGAGACTAAACCAATATACTTTGGCAGACGTAGTTGCCAAAGGGCAGGAAGAAAAAGCATTAAGCATACTCGGTATAGATGACGTTAAGTCGGCAATACCTTTTAAAAATGTTGGCTAG
- a CDS encoding HupE/UreJ family protein, whose product MRYIFFTAILLFMNLNAAAHQFSTANLTMEQISSEHHRGFIELSLNDLQQTLRLDPDQDGKLTWGEVKQSHQKLVGYLTNHIHLRTQSEPCRIEWADNVSLVDSYGELLLRQPLTTQCNGHFSLQYQALFDTTNSHKLLINWLLKNGQTQTVIDSPDFVWNVDAGTNSGWETFLFYLYQGMIHIWIGLDHVLFLLILLFHFKWSYEQNTKQQKPVRRLKLKPLLWLITGFTLAHSITLTLTALGLIDISPKWAEVGIAFSVAFAALNVFTNWIKRIILMTMGFGLLHGLGFAGALSSLGLSKSHQVTSIVGFNLGVEIGQIAILLIAVPMLLLISQNQRLYKYFLLLSSSIIFLLGIFWIWQRI is encoded by the coding sequence ATGCGCTACATTTTTTTCACCGCTATCCTACTGTTCATGAATCTGAACGCTGCCGCTCACCAATTCAGTACGGCAAACTTAACCATGGAGCAAATCTCTTCAGAGCATCACAGAGGTTTTATAGAGCTGTCCTTAAATGACCTACAACAAACACTAAGGCTAGACCCTGACCAAGACGGAAAGCTCACCTGGGGAGAAGTAAAACAATCTCACCAAAAGCTAGTAGGCTATCTTACCAATCATATTCATCTACGGACACAGTCAGAACCCTGCCGTATTGAATGGGCAGATAATGTCTCACTTGTGGATTCATACGGAGAACTATTACTAAGACAGCCACTGACAACCCAGTGTAACGGGCACTTTTCACTTCAATACCAAGCGCTATTTGATACAACGAACAGCCATAAACTGCTGATTAACTGGTTATTAAAAAATGGACAAACACAAACAGTTATCGATAGCCCAGATTTTGTATGGAACGTCGATGCTGGTACTAATTCAGGCTGGGAAACCTTTCTTTTCTATCTTTACCAAGGGATGATTCACATATGGATTGGTTTAGACCACGTACTATTCTTATTAATCCTACTCTTTCATTTCAAGTGGTCTTATGAACAAAATACAAAGCAACAAAAGCCTGTAAGAAGGCTAAAGTTAAAACCATTACTCTGGTTAATCACGGGTTTTACTCTTGCACATTCAATAACTTTAACTTTAACAGCGTTGGGCTTAATTGATATATCACCTAAGTGGGCTGAAGTAGGTATTGCTTTTTCCGTCGCCTTCGCGGCACTAAATGTCTTCACGAACTGGATAAAGCGTATCATTTTAATGACAATGGGATTTGGTCTACTCCATGGACTTGGGTTTGCCGGGGCACTCAGTAGCCTTGGCCTGAGCAAGTCTCATCAAGTTACCAGCATAGTAGGATTTAATCTTGGAGTTGAGATTGGACAGATAGCCATACTATTAATCGCAGTACCGATGCTCTTGCTCATATCACAGAACCAGCGTTTGTATAAATACTTCTTGCTGCTCAGCAGTAGTATAATTTTTTTACTGGGGATATTCTGGATTTGGCAGCGGATTTAG
- a CDS encoding cadherin-like domain-containing protein → MKIVHATKLTPLICLLILAACSDNDYTEPEMNQAPVATKLTVTTETDTEVMDQLQANDPDGDSLTFSIFAEPQSGTVQLSADGSFTYTPAKEFTGSDIFTFVASDGSLSSAVTEVDITVNVKQEVFSSYSRTSYSKSSGDEPSGVNGREFIFDVTTTDTYQDLVQDGEQ, encoded by the coding sequence ATGAAAATTGTACATGCTACGAAGCTTACACCATTAATATGCCTACTCATTCTGGCAGCGTGTAGTGATAACGATTATACGGAACCAGAAATGAATCAGGCACCGGTGGCTACTAAGCTAACAGTTACTACAGAAACTGACACAGAGGTGATGGACCAGTTACAAGCCAATGACCCTGATGGGGATTCTTTAACCTTTAGTATCTTTGCAGAACCACAATCCGGAACTGTACAGCTCAGTGCCGATGGCAGTTTTACTTACACTCCTGCAAAAGAGTTTACTGGTAGCGACATTTTCACTTTCGTTGCCAGTGATGGTTCCCTGAGCAGTGCGGTAACAGAAGTTGATATTACTGTTAACGTCAAACAGGAGGTATTTAGCTCTTACAGTCGCACTTCTTACTCCAAGTCGAGTGGTGATGAGCCCTCAGGAGTTAACGGTCGTGAGTTTATTTTTGATGTCACAACGACCGATACTTACCAGGATTTGGTTCAAGATGGTGAACAATAA
- a CDS encoding DUF4331 domain-containing protein, whose amino-acid sequence MKKHIAMSAVCLCMTASYISQEAEASSHREAPNITRYPTLDSTDFYVFNSYETGRSGYVTMIANYVPLQDAYGGPNYFALDPAADYNIHIDSDGDAVEDLTFQFKFDNNLAAGGAGIELAVGPDGDKKQIAIPLKNAGGISAGDSSALNFTEQYTLNLVEGPVRSGTTSAITGSGGETNFTKPWDYIGDKTFGSSTAYQDYANQYIYNISVPGCSTEGKVFVGQRSDPFAVNLGESFDLVNYVPVEGDSSPGAGDGGGFPGGITQDKANDDLRNKNVTTFALELPASCIVGDGNGVIGAWTTAYVPQARIQNPNATFEKPEVNGGAKVQISRLSNPLVNEVVIGLPDKDRFSTAAPADDGQFADYVTHPSFPELLNILFRDAVNNTLGTNFETIAPTNFPRTDLIAAFLTGFPGVNQQATVTPSEMLRLNTGIPAVPASQQSPYGVVGDDLAGFPNGRRPGDDVVDIALRVVMGRLCYEFPVNGTPTNLGYCEPADANVGNAPFTDGAPLSATDLDEFFPYLKTPVAGSPN is encoded by the coding sequence ATGAAGAAGCATATCGCAATGAGCGCTGTCTGCCTGTGCATGACAGCGTCTTATATTTCTCAGGAGGCAGAGGCTTCTAGTCACCGTGAAGCACCCAACATTACACGTTACCCAACTTTGGATTCCACCGACTTCTATGTTTTTAACAGCTACGAAACAGGGCGTTCAGGTTATGTTACAATGATCGCTAACTATGTTCCACTTCAAGATGCTTACGGTGGACCGAACTACTTCGCTTTAGATCCTGCTGCAGACTACAATATTCACATTGACAGTGATGGCGACGCAGTAGAAGACCTTACCTTTCAATTTAAATTCGATAACAACCTCGCCGCCGGAGGTGCAGGGATTGAGCTCGCAGTCGGTCCTGATGGCGATAAGAAACAAATCGCTATTCCATTAAAGAACGCCGGGGGCATTTCTGCCGGTGATAGCTCAGCTTTAAACTTTACGGAGCAATACACCCTTAACCTTGTTGAAGGTCCCGTTCGTTCAGGTACAACCTCAGCAATAACAGGCTCAGGTGGAGAAACTAATTTCACTAAGCCATGGGACTATATTGGTGACAAAACCTTTGGTTCTTCAACTGCATACCAGGATTATGCCAATCAATATATTTATAACATCAGTGTTCCGGGATGCTCCACCGAAGGTAAGGTATTCGTAGGTCAGCGTTCAGATCCCTTCGCTGTTAATCTGGGTGAGAGCTTTGACTTAGTAAATTACGTACCGGTAGAAGGTGATAGTTCGCCGGGTGCTGGCGATGGCGGAGGTTTCCCAGGCGGTATTACTCAGGACAAAGCAAATGATGACTTACGTAATAAAAATGTCACAACTTTTGCTTTGGAGCTACCAGCCAGCTGCATCGTTGGTGATGGTAATGGAGTGATTGGAGCCTGGACAACAGCTTACGTACCACAAGCTCGAATTCAGAACCCAAACGCAACATTTGAAAAACCAGAAGTTAACGGCGGAGCAAAAGTACAAATTTCACGACTCAGCAACCCCTTGGTCAACGAAGTGGTTATAGGACTACCTGACAAAGACAGGTTCTCAACAGCCGCCCCTGCCGATGACGGTCAGTTCGCGGATTATGTAACGCACCCAAGTTTCCCTGAGTTACTTAATATTTTATTCAGAGATGCGGTGAACAACACCCTGGGAACTAACTTTGAGACTATTGCCCCAACAAACTTCCCGCGTACGGATCTAATCGCAGCATTCCTAACAGGCTTCCCTGGCGTCAATCAACAGGCAACAGTAACACCATCGGAAATGCTTCGCCTTAACACAGGCATTCCTGCAGTACCCGCCTCACAGCAATCACCATATGGTGTTGTCGGCGATGACTTGGCTGGCTTCCCTAATGGTAGACGACCTGGTGACGATGTTGTTGATATTGCACTACGAGTCGTAATGGGTCGTCTATGCTACGAATTCCCAGTCAACGGCACTCCAACAAATCTTGGCTATTGTGAACCTGCTGATGCAAACGTTGGTAACGCTCCCTTCACTGACGGTGCACCATTATCCGCTACAGACCTAGATGAGTTTTTCCCTTACTTAAAAACTCCCGTTGCCGGTTCACCAAACTAA
- a CDS encoding 2OG-Fe(II) oxygenase, translating into MSSNVIHVFQHQDIIEVDSKTLFDKITDDIGRQGYSINPNALPPELSEALYRQLHQMSYSEFDSAGIGRQSDHMVNNFVRTDEICWIDGLSKAGQEWLAWTGELRVHLNSRLFLGLFSFESHFAHYAPGDFYKRHYDAFKGESNRVLSLVIYLNPEWQPEDSGELVLYRNEHDSEGIKVTPTFGTLVAFLSEDFPHEVLPASRDRFSIAGWYRINTSQGHKVDPPR; encoded by the coding sequence TTGAGCAGTAACGTCATACATGTATTTCAGCATCAGGATATTATCGAGGTCGATAGCAAGACCTTGTTTGATAAAATTACTGATGATATTGGTCGTCAGGGTTACAGCATCAACCCCAATGCCTTGCCTCCTGAGCTGTCTGAAGCTTTATACCGTCAGCTACATCAAATGTCTTATTCAGAGTTCGACTCGGCTGGAATAGGCCGGCAGTCTGATCATATGGTAAATAATTTTGTCCGTACTGATGAAATTTGTTGGATTGATGGTTTGTCGAAAGCGGGGCAGGAGTGGTTAGCCTGGACCGGTGAACTGAGGGTTCACCTTAACTCAAGGTTATTTCTAGGGCTGTTTTCTTTCGAGAGCCATTTTGCACATTATGCGCCTGGAGACTTTTATAAGCGTCATTACGATGCTTTTAAGGGAGAGTCAAACCGAGTTTTATCGCTGGTAATTTACCTTAATCCTGAGTGGCAACCCGAAGACTCAGGAGAGCTAGTGCTGTATCGCAATGAACACGATAGCGAAGGTATTAAAGTTACACCAACATTTGGTACCTTAGTGGCGTTTCTGAGTGAGGACTTTCCACATGAAGTCTTACCTGCGAGCAGAGACCGTTTTTCGATTGCAGGCTGGTATCGCATCAATACCAGTCAGGGACACAAAGTTGATCCACCTCGGTAG
- a CDS encoding nitric-oxide reductase large subunit: MGKYRKLWFTLIAILAVTFAILGYFGNEVYRQAPPIPEKVITTGGQELMTQDSILDGQTAWQSVGGMQLGSVWGHGAYQAPDWTADWLHRELLAWLDLAAHDNFGAPYSELDGEQQQTLQYRLKKEYRTNSFNKETGTMTVSERRAKAIEQVATYYSRLFSDAPELQKRRDNYAMKENTLPDAERRKVLGQFFFWTAWAASTNRPGSDSTYTNNWPHEPLIDNKPTSENVVWSVISVILLIAGVGGLVWGWAFMRKEEDREPEPPAQDPITTFKLTPSQKALGKYLFVVVALFTLQVFLGGFTAHYTVEGQGFYGLETSKWFPYSLVRTWHIQAAMFWIATGFLAAGLFLVPIINGGKDPKYQKLGVNVLFWALVAVVAGTFIGSYLAIAQIMPPELNFWLGHQGYEYVDLGRLWQWGKFLGVVFWLFLMMRGIRPALKQKGDKNLLVLLTASVVAIGLFYGAGFFYGERTHISIMEYWRWWIVHLWVEGFFEVFATVSLAFIFHSMGLVSRSTATAASLASASLFLLGGVPGTFHHLYFAGTTTPVMAIGATFSALEVVPLIVLGYEAWEHYRLKSRAAWMDKVRWPLMCFVAVAFWNMFGAGVLGFMINPPISLYYVQGLNMTPTHAHAALFGVYGFLAIGFVLLILRYIRPHMVFDEKLMKTGFWWLNIGLVLMLLTSLLPVGLIQFYASASEGFWYARSEAVMQSDILFTLRWIRTLGDVVFIVGALAITWQVIKGLLNKTSREPVTQPVPAEETM; the protein is encoded by the coding sequence ATGGGTAAATATCGCAAACTCTGGTTTACCCTGATAGCTATATTAGCGGTAACTTTCGCTATTCTTGGCTATTTTGGTAATGAAGTATATAGACAAGCGCCCCCGATCCCTGAAAAGGTCATCACCACAGGGGGACAGGAGCTTATGACACAAGACTCCATTCTAGACGGTCAAACCGCCTGGCAATCTGTCGGTGGTATGCAGCTTGGTTCAGTTTGGGGGCATGGTGCTTATCAGGCTCCGGACTGGACAGCTGACTGGCTACATCGCGAATTACTCGCCTGGCTGGATCTAGCTGCACATGACAACTTTGGTGCACCATACAGTGAACTGGATGGTGAGCAGCAACAAACATTGCAATACCGTCTTAAGAAAGAGTATCGCACCAACTCTTTCAATAAAGAGACTGGCACAATGACAGTTTCTGAAAGACGTGCGAAGGCGATAGAGCAAGTAGCTACCTACTATAGCCGTCTGTTCAGTGACGCTCCTGAATTACAAAAAAGACGTGATAACTATGCCATGAAAGAAAACACTCTGCCTGATGCAGAGCGTCGCAAGGTTCTTGGGCAATTCTTTTTCTGGACGGCCTGGGCAGCGTCAACAAACAGACCCGGAAGCGATTCCACTTATACCAATAATTGGCCACATGAGCCTTTAATTGATAACAAACCGACTTCAGAAAACGTTGTCTGGTCAGTTATTAGTGTCATCCTCCTTATTGCTGGTGTTGGCGGGCTTGTCTGGGGCTGGGCTTTCATGAGGAAAGAGGAAGACCGGGAGCCGGAGCCTCCTGCACAGGACCCGATTACGACTTTTAAACTGACTCCTTCTCAAAAAGCCCTGGGCAAATACCTGTTCGTTGTTGTGGCACTATTTACCCTACAGGTTTTTCTCGGTGGATTTACTGCACATTACACAGTAGAAGGTCAGGGTTTTTATGGACTGGAAACGTCTAAGTGGTTCCCTTACTCCCTGGTCAGAACATGGCATATACAAGCGGCCATGTTCTGGATTGCTACCGGATTCTTAGCCGCGGGACTATTCTTAGTACCCATTATTAATGGAGGAAAAGATCCTAAGTATCAAAAGCTTGGGGTTAATGTTTTATTCTGGGCTTTAGTTGCGGTAGTTGCTGGTACTTTCATTGGCAGTTATTTAGCCATCGCACAGATTATGCCTCCTGAACTGAATTTCTGGCTAGGTCACCAGGGATATGAGTACGTAGACCTCGGCCGTTTATGGCAGTGGGGTAAATTCCTTGGCGTTGTATTCTGGTTGTTTTTGATGATGCGAGGCATTAGACCGGCACTCAAACAGAAGGGTGATAAAAACCTACTGGTTTTATTAACAGCTTCTGTTGTAGCTATTGGCCTTTTCTATGGTGCTGGCTTCTTCTACGGCGAAAGAACACATATCTCGATCATGGAGTATTGGCGCTGGTGGATTGTTCACCTGTGGGTTGAAGGATTCTTTGAAGTATTCGCAACAGTATCACTAGCCTTCATTTTCCACAGTATGGGATTAGTTAGCCGGTCGACGGCTACCGCAGCAAGTCTGGCCTCAGCATCACTGTTCCTGTTAGGCGGTGTACCAGGCACTTTCCATCATCTGTATTTTGCCGGAACCACTACCCCAGTCATGGCAATCGGTGCGACTTTCAGTGCCTTAGAAGTTGTACCGCTTATCGTGCTTGGATATGAAGCCTGGGAACATTATCGTCTAAAAAGTCGTGCGGCCTGGATGGATAAAGTCCGCTGGCCATTAATGTGCTTTGTTGCTGTGGCTTTCTGGAATATGTTTGGCGCAGGAGTACTCGGATTCATGATCAACCCACCCATCTCACTTTACTATGTACAGGGCCTAAACATGACTCCGACTCACGCACACGCAGCTCTGTTCGGGGTCTATGGTTTCCTTGCCATAGGTTTCGTACTGCTGATTTTACGTTACATCCGTCCTCACATGGTGTTTGATGAAAAACTGATGAAAACTGGTTTCTGGTGGCTCAATATCGGACTCGTTTTGATGTTACTGACAAGTTTGCTCCCCGTAGGGTTAATTCAGTTTTATGCCAGTGCGAGTGAGGGATTCTGGTATGCGAGAAGTGAGGCAGTCATGCAAAGTGACATCCTATTCACACTTCGCTGGATTAGAACACTTGGTGACGTAGTCTTTATCGTAGGAGCGCTTGCGATAACATGGCAGGTTATAAAAGGACTACTTAATAAGACCAGTCGAGAGCCAGTGACTCAGCCGGTTCCTGCAGAAGAAACAATGTAA
- the ytfE gene encoding iron-sulfur cluster repair protein YtfE: MNLLTLPLGQIARDIPGANDLFFEHGIDYSCSGKSTLGSSIEEMGLSPDNILEALQKLEARPPSEHELRNLSDEQLIDHILERYHVVHRQQIPELLQLADRVESVHKDHPDCPQGLTQHLHKMSQEMEAHMLKEEQILFPIIRQGMAHMANSPVAVMRMEHDDHSGSLRRLTLLTNNFQLPGDACNSWRSLYDNLKIFQQDLTNHIHTENNILFERIDNYLRGA; the protein is encoded by the coding sequence ATGAACTTATTAACTCTACCCCTTGGGCAAATTGCCCGTGACATTCCTGGAGCTAATGATCTATTTTTTGAGCATGGTATTGATTACAGCTGCTCAGGAAAGTCAACATTAGGTTCTTCTATTGAAGAGATGGGACTGAGTCCTGATAACATTCTGGAGGCTTTGCAAAAACTAGAAGCACGCCCACCATCTGAACATGAACTTAGGAACCTATCCGATGAGCAGTTAATCGACCACATTCTAGAGCGCTATCATGTGGTTCATCGGCAACAAATCCCCGAACTTTTGCAACTGGCCGATCGGGTTGAGTCGGTTCACAAGGATCACCCCGACTGCCCCCAAGGATTAACACAACATCTGCACAAGATGTCTCAGGAGATGGAAGCTCACATGCTTAAAGAGGAGCAAATCCTGTTTCCCATTATTCGACAAGGCATGGCGCACATGGCTAATAGCCCCGTCGCTGTTATGCGTATGGAGCATGATGATCATAGTGGTTCATTACGTCGACTAACGCTATTAACCAATAATTTTCAACTACCCGGCGATGCCTGCAACAGCTGGCGTTCGCTTTATGACAACCTGAAGATATTTCAACAAGACTTAACCAATCATATTCACACAGAAAATAACATTTTATTTGAACGTATTGATAACTACCTGAGAGGAGCATAA
- a CDS encoding NnrS family protein codes for MKTVSAQVVFFPAACFYGALAVVLSAVALNTGWPMGLVGSGHGHELLFGFLLALVAGYNLGKLARFSMWCLFILWLLARITYIIVPTHPVSQWLSPIFALVLAWKIVPRFFAAKKWRNKMISPLLLVICIFPLLWYLQFWGYIDLSHRQLLSAILLLFILLMAFFGGRIIAPAAAGELQKQGKRLQAPVQARLEGLLLLLLPVGALSISVPSTDKVAGVVTLLAASILLIRLTRWQLWHCLNRPDLMALGMGYFSLALGTLALGVAFWFNLPIKTILHIVTVAAAGCLSAGVILKSQYKRETAQTASAIMVLGIISLICIAASMRVLATVGGYSLPLLSISALCWAIAFLCLGVFLLKNSLGPFTISSWRQAT; via the coding sequence ATGAAAACAGTTAGCGCACAAGTAGTTTTCTTCCCAGCAGCCTGCTTTTACGGTGCTTTGGCTGTTGTGTTGTCAGCTGTGGCACTTAACACAGGTTGGCCTATGGGGCTGGTTGGCTCTGGTCATGGCCACGAACTTCTCTTTGGTTTCCTATTAGCTCTGGTGGCGGGTTATAACTTAGGAAAACTCGCCCGCTTCTCAATGTGGTGCCTGTTTATACTGTGGCTACTCGCTCGGATTACCTACATAATTGTCCCGACTCACCCCGTATCCCAGTGGCTGAGCCCCATATTTGCTCTGGTACTGGCATGGAAAATTGTACCCCGTTTTTTCGCTGCTAAGAAATGGCGCAACAAGATGATCAGCCCATTGTTGCTAGTAATCTGTATTTTTCCGCTTCTCTGGTACCTGCAGTTCTGGGGCTATATCGATTTAAGTCACCGGCAGCTACTGTCGGCAATATTGCTTCTATTTATTCTGTTGATGGCATTTTTTGGTGGCCGGATTATAGCCCCAGCCGCAGCTGGTGAATTACAAAAACAGGGCAAACGACTTCAAGCTCCCGTTCAAGCTCGTTTAGAAGGTTTGCTACTCCTGCTTTTACCTGTTGGTGCCCTCAGCATATCAGTCCCTAGCACCGATAAAGTAGCAGGAGTAGTAACATTGTTAGCAGCCAGTATTTTATTGATTCGGCTCACTCGGTGGCAACTCTGGCATTGCCTTAATCGCCCCGATTTGATGGCCCTTGGCATGGGGTACTTCTCTCTAGCACTTGGCACCCTAGCATTAGGCGTTGCATTTTGGTTTAACCTACCGATTAAAACCATACTTCATATTGTGACAGTCGCTGCTGCCGGCTGTTTATCTGCAGGCGTCATCCTTAAAAGTCAATACAAGCGTGAGACTGCTCAGACCGCTTCCGCCATTATGGTACTTGGCATTATCAGCTTAATCTGTATAGCAGCCTCAATGCGAGTACTGGCAACAGTGGGAGGCTACTCCTTACCGTTACTTTCTATCTCAGCTTTATGTTGGGCGATAGCATTTCTGTGCCTGGGAGTTTTCCTTCTTAAAAACTCATTGGGTCCTTTTACTATTTCGTCTTGGAGACAAGCGACATGA
- a CDS encoding YbaN family protein, whose amino-acid sequence MFVSSRLIYKVVALTAVGAGFAGVILPLLPTTPFLLIALWAATKGSPELKGWLMDHRHFGPALKAWHERKAIPVSAKYLACSMMTISWLALWFMGANTYLIVGLSVLFACIVVFILSRPSM is encoded by the coding sequence ATGTTTGTATCGAGTCGGTTAATTTATAAAGTCGTTGCTTTGACTGCTGTCGGTGCAGGCTTTGCCGGGGTTATATTGCCACTATTGCCTACTACACCTTTCCTGCTCATCGCCCTATGGGCTGCTACTAAGGGATCCCCTGAGTTAAAGGGGTGGCTCATGGATCACCGTCATTTTGGCCCTGCCTTGAAGGCGTGGCATGAGCGAAAGGCGATACCCGTGTCCGCGAAATACCTGGCATGCAGTATGATGACAATCAGCTGGCTAGCCCTGTGGTTTATGGGAGCAAACACATACCTAATTGTGGGCTTATCAGTGCTCTTTGCATGCATAGTTGTATTTATTTTAAGCCGGCCCTCAATGTAA
- a CDS encoding Rrf2 family transcriptional regulator, whose amino-acid sequence MNITRYTDYSLRVLMFLALQEGRLTTIHEISDRYKISSNHLMKVVHNLNKKGYIETIRGKNGGIRMKLKASEINIGVLVREMEPDLALVECFSDKNQCIITPVCGLKGVLSEALNSFLTTLDKYTLEDVLPDQYRAQLARILQIT is encoded by the coding sequence ATGAACATTACTCGATATACTGACTACTCTTTGCGTGTCTTAATGTTCTTAGCATTACAAGAGGGGCGGCTGACTACCATTCATGAGATATCTGACCGTTATAAAATATCCTCTAATCATTTGATGAAAGTTGTACATAATCTTAATAAAAAAGGTTATATCGAAACTATTCGAGGTAAAAATGGTGGGATTCGTATGAAGCTAAAGGCTTCTGAAATCAATATTGGTGTACTGGTAAGGGAGATGGAGCCCGATCTTGCCTTAGTTGAATGCTTTTCGGATAAGAACCAGTGCATAATTACTCCAGTCTGCGGACTTAAAGGGGTCTTAAGTGAGGCCTTAAATTCCTTTCTAACAACGCTGGATAAGTACACCCTGGAAGATGTTCTTCCTGATCAGTACCGAGCGCAATTAGCCAGAATCCTGCAAATCACATAA
- the nirK gene encoding copper-containing nitrite reductase, with protein MWGKKLLVTLAIATAASVGAAKTLPVEDAILTSPPNVPPAIERDHNARVVVHLETVEKVGTMADGVEYVYWSFGGTVPGSFIRVKEGDEIEFHLSNHPSSKMPHNIDLHAVTGPGGGAVSSFTAPGHTSTFAFKALNPGLYVYHCATAPVGMHIANGMYGLILVEPKEGLPKVDREYYVMQGDFYTKGKYGEAGLQPFDMEKAIDEDADYVVFNGSVGSLTGDNALTAKVGETVRLYVGNGGPNLVSSFHVIGEIFDTVYIEGGDAKNHNIQTTLVPAGGSAIVDFEVQVPGNLILVDHSIFRAFNKGALGMINVTGEEDKVVYSGKLSDAIYQPEGSAVQTMEGDYKVAKAENKEDKVKFGKRVYDANCKACHQANGEGVPQAFPPLAESDYFNEDPVRGIEAIVHGLEGPIKVNGESFNSVMPAMKLDDDEIANVLTYILNSWGNKGGEVTVEDVQKVRQQKGH; from the coding sequence ATGTGGGGAAAGAAACTTTTAGTGACTTTAGCAATAGCCACTGCTGCCTCTGTCGGGGCGGCAAAAACACTACCTGTCGAAGATGCCATTTTAACATCACCGCCTAATGTACCACCGGCGATTGAACGTGACCATAATGCACGTGTCGTTGTTCATTTAGAGACCGTTGAAAAAGTTGGAACTATGGCGGATGGCGTAGAGTATGTCTACTGGTCTTTCGGTGGAACCGTTCCGGGTAGTTTTATACGAGTGAAGGAGGGCGATGAAATTGAGTTCCACCTATCTAACCATCCCTCTTCAAAAATGCCTCATAATATCGATTTACACGCCGTAACAGGTCCTGGCGGTGGTGCAGTCTCTTCATTTACTGCCCCTGGACATACTTCAACTTTTGCCTTCAAAGCTTTAAACCCGGGTCTATATGTTTATCACTGTGCAACTGCACCGGTGGGTATGCATATTGCTAACGGTATGTATGGATTAATTCTGGTCGAGCCAAAAGAAGGTTTACCAAAGGTTGACCGGGAATACTATGTAATGCAGGGAGACTTCTATACTAAAGGCAAGTATGGTGAAGCTGGTTTACAGCCATTTGATATGGAAAAAGCGATTGATGAAGATGCTGATTACGTTGTATTCAACGGCTCAGTAGGCAGTTTGACTGGTGACAATGCTTTGACTGCGAAAGTCGGTGAGACTGTTAGATTGTATGTAGGTAATGGTGGCCCGAACCTGGTTTCATCATTCCACGTCATTGGTGAGATTTTCGACACTGTGTATATTGAAGGTGGTGATGCCAAAAACCATAATATTCAGACTACGCTAGTCCCTGCTGGTGGCTCTGCTATTGTTGATTTTGAGGTTCAGGTTCCAGGTAATCTCATTCTTGTTGATCACTCTATTTTCCGTGCGTTCAATAAAGGTGCTCTAGGCATGATTAATGTGACAGGCGAGGAAGATAAAGTCGTGTATTCAGGCAAGTTGAGCGATGCAATTTATCAACCTGAGGGTTCTGCAGTTCAAACCATGGAAGGCGACTACAAAGTTGCAAAAGCAGAAAATAAAGAAGATAAAGTGAAATTTGGTAAGCGTGTCTATGATGCTAACTGCAAAGCATGTCACCAGGCCAATGGTGAAGGGGTGCCACAGGCATTTCCTCCTCTAGCTGAATCTGATTACTTCAATGAAGACCCTGTACGCGGTATCGAGGCGATTGTCCATGGATTGGAAGGACCTATTAAAGTTAACGGCGAAAGCTTTAACAGTGTGATGCCAGCGATGAAGCTTGATGACGATGAAATAGCTAACGTTCTAACTTATATCCTTAATTCTTGGGGAAATAAGGGGGGAGAAGTGACTGTTGAGGACGTACAGAAAGTTCGTCAGCAAAAAGGTCATTAA